Proteins co-encoded in one Gracilimonas sp. genomic window:
- a CDS encoding PorV/PorQ family protein, which yields MKTVFFSLFLFISSSALLAQGSGFEMLSISPTPYSLSKAEATTSISEGSASIFSNPALLSLNDYSSIDLGYSFWIANVNNIFGGVNFKNGQRAVAFSFYTSGADDYEARNNPGPPNGEFSIQYISISAAYAYDFKYFALGGAIQYLNEENFTYQANGYAFNFGMASELFNDKVRLGASVTNLGEMEKLNINSTPLPANFKVGTSADVLNFTPPKNDDLPVLVTAYADFVYPLVETEDKDYADYTVPGSYFNLGLSFNVADVLEISGGYKTQNNVRPVSFGAAFSTDEITFNYALVPFNTGYGTVHSIGIQYKF from the coding sequence ATGAAAACCGTATTCTTCAGCCTTTTTCTATTCATCAGCAGCTCTGCCCTCCTTGCTCAGGGAAGCGGCTTCGAGATGCTGAGCATTTCTCCAACTCCTTATTCTCTTTCTAAAGCTGAAGCCACCACTTCCATATCCGAAGGGTCAGCTTCTATTTTCTCCAATCCGGCTTTACTATCCCTTAACGACTATTCTTCCATAGATTTAGGGTATTCCTTCTGGATCGCTAATGTGAATAACATTTTTGGCGGTGTAAACTTCAAAAATGGGCAAAGAGCGGTAGCTTTTTCTTTTTACACCTCCGGAGCTGATGATTATGAAGCCCGAAATAACCCGGGTCCCCCTAATGGAGAGTTCTCTATACAATATATCTCCATCTCAGCGGCTTATGCTTATGATTTCAAATACTTTGCATTGGGAGGTGCAATTCAGTATCTGAACGAAGAGAACTTCACTTACCAGGCTAATGGATATGCTTTTAATTTTGGAATGGCCAGTGAATTATTTAACGACAAAGTTAGGCTTGGGGCATCGGTAACGAACTTGGGAGAAATGGAGAAGCTCAATATTAATTCCACCCCTCTCCCTGCGAATTTTAAAGTTGGTACTTCTGCAGATGTCCTCAACTTCACCCCACCAAAAAACGATGACTTGCCGGTTTTGGTAACTGCATATGCTGATTTTGTCTATCCTTTGGTTGAAACTGAAGACAAAGACTATGCCGATTACACGGTCCCCGGCTCCTATTTTAATTTAGGACTTTCATTTAATGTAGCCGACGTTTTGGAAATCAGCGGTGGCTATAAAACCCAGAATAATGTTCGTCCGGTTTCATTTGGGGCTGCCTTCTCAACCGACGAGATTACCTTCAATTATGCATTGGTTCCTTTCAATACCGGCTACGGAACAGTACATTCCATTGGGATTCAGTACAAATTTTAA